The sequence GAACGGCCGATGTTCACGGCCATGACCAACCTCACGGACGCGAATGTCGCTTACCAGGACGAATACCAGTGGCTCGCCAAGCGGCGCTGTGCTGCCGGCTTCGGCGCCTGGCAGACCATCCATGCCTCGAAGGCCGCCCTGACACCGGCGAACTATGCCGCCGCGCGCCGGGCGATGCTGGAAATGCGCGGGCACCGGGGCCGCAAGCTGAACCTGCGCCCGAAATTGCTGGTGGTCGGCCCGAGCAACGAGGGCGCGGCCCGCGAAATCCTGCTCAACGAGCGCGACGCCGCCGGCGCCACCAACACCTGGCGCAACACGGCAGAGCTGCACGTGGAAACCCGCCTCAGCTGAGGCGACGGGTCGATTGCCTGAGCGGTCCGGCCGGACCGGACCGCTTTATTCAACCGATCAAGGAGACGGAAGATGGACACTCGCGAAGAGCTCGAAGCCCGGGCGGAAGCCCTTGGCCTCAAGGTGCCTGGCAACATCGGCGATGAAAAGCTCGCCAAGCGCATCCGGGAGGCCGAAGCCGCCGCCGATGAAGGCGGTCCTACGGTGACGGTGATCTGTGCCGTGCCGGGCGGTCGCAGGCGCGCCGGTCGCCGTTGGGATGGGGGCGAGACCCGGGTTCCCGAAGATGAATTCACGGAGGAGATGGCGAAGGCCCTCGCCCGTGACCCGATGTTCCAGGTCGTCGAGGCCTGAGCCGACATACCCCGCGAGAGAGGGGGTCTGATCCGGGCCGCAAGTCCGTCAGCACCCATAGACCGCCCCGACACGGGCGCAGGGGACCTTCGAAGGTAGGCGCTGAAGCGCGCCCCCGGATGTCGCAAGAGGAAGAGAGCCGTGACCTACGCAACCGTCGACGACCTGAAGCAGACGATCCCGAACCGGGATCTCGCCCTGCTGACCGACTTCGACGGCGCCGGGGACACGGTGGACGACAGCCGCCTCGAGGCTGCGCTGCGCGACGGCACCGCGGAGGTGAACGGGATGATCTCCAAGGTGGTCGCCCTGCCCCTCGACAACCCGCCAGACATGCTGCGGGTAGCCTGCCGCGACATCGCGATCCACAGGCTCTACGCCAACGCCGGCCGCGTCACCGAAACCCAGCAGAAACTGCGCGATGCGGCGATGAGCTATCTGCGGATGATCCGCGACGGCAAGGTGTCGATCGGGGACAGCGAGGGAGGCGCCGAAGTCGAGGCCTCCGAAGGTGCGATGACGATCGAAGGGCCCGAGCGGGTCTTCACCCGAGACAGCCTGAGGCGCTTCTGATGGCTGTCACGCTGACCATGAGCCTCGAGCTCGCGGGGGTCAAATCCGTGCTGAGCTTCTATCGCCAGGCAGGGGAAGACCTGACGCCCCTCATGGAGATGTGCGGCGCCCTTCTCGAGACATCGACGAAGGACCGGCTGCGCGAGACCAACACGGCACCCGACGGCGCCGCCTGGCCCAAATCCTTCCGTGCCGAACTCGACGGCGGCAAGACGCTGCACGACAGCGGCAGGCTGGCCAACAGCATCCAGTACCTTGCCGGCCCCGCCCAGGTGGAAGTCGGAACCAACGTGATCTACGCCGGTATCCACCAGACCGGCGGCACCATCGTGCCGAAGGCCGGGGGTGCGCTGGCCTTCGGCTTGCCCAACGGCGAGTTCGCCGTTGTCGGCAGCGTCACCCTCCCGGCACGCCCCTACCTGGGGATTTCCGATCTCGACCGTGACGACATCGAGGCGGCGGCCGTCCAGTATCTCGACGCCGCGGTGCCACGATGAGCCTCCGTCCCGGCATCCTCGACATTGCTTCCGTGGCAGCGGCAATCCGGACGGCCTTGCCCGACCTGCGCGCTGTCGGCACCGCCGCTTCCTTCGGTGCGCTGTCCGCCGAGACCGTGGCATGGCCCTCGGCCTACGTGATCCCCCTGGCCGAAAGCCCTGGCGCGAACCGGTACCAGACCGAGTACCTCCTGAGCCAGCGCGTCCTGGCGCGCTTCGGCGTGGTCTGGGCGGTCCGCGATATCGGAGACCGGATGGGGACCGTGGCCAACGGCGCGATCCGCGCGGTGCGCACGGCCGGCATCATCGCGGTCTGCCAGCACCGGCCCGAAGACGCCGAGACCGCCTGTGAGCCGGTCTCCGGTCGGCTTGTCAGCGGCATCGACCGAAACGGCCAGTTGTTCTGGCAGGACGATTTCGCCGTCGCACTCAACCGCCACATTCCCATCAGCTGAGGAGCCCGAACATGGCCAGCTACAAATCCCGCCTCATCCGCCTGCTCTCCGGCACACGTACGGTGGTCGCCGGCATCCCCGCCTACGACACTGCCACCGAAATGCTCGTCAAGGACCTGACCACCCGGCGGATCGAAGGCGACTACCAGGCGCAGGACTTCGTCACCGGCTTCGAGGGTGCGCAGGGCGACCGGCTCTTCAACGAGAGCATGGGGCTCGACTTCATGATCGACGCGGCCCTGCCTGACGCCGGGAGCGCCCCCCTCTACGGTGAGCTGCTGAAGGCAACCGGGCTCGTGGAAACCATCGTGGCCGACACTTCCGCAAGCTACGCGTTGCAGCCTGAAGGTTCGGCCAAGCCCGAGATCGCGCTCCAGTATCTCGATGCCCAGTCGATGCAGGTCACCGAAAAGGTGCGCGGTGGCCTCACCTTTACCGCCGAGACGCGCCGGCCGCCGATGTTCGGGTTCAAGTTCATGGGCGAGCTCTTCGATGGTCAGCCAACCGTGGCCGCCACACCGGACTTCTCCATCTGGCCTGATGCGCCGGAATGCTCGCCGCGCAACATGAGCGCCTTCACGGTTGATGGCACGGAACTTTGCGTCCAGAGCTTCACCTTCACCGACGGACGCACGCCACGCCGCGGTCGCTTCATGAACTGCGATGAGACCGACATCACCGAACGAAATGTCACTGGCCGGATGGTGGTCGAGATGCCGCCGGCCGCAACCATCGACCTTCTGGCGCTTGCACGGTCCGGCGCGAAGCAGCCGCTGGTCTGGCAACTGGGCACGGGCGCCGGAAACGTGCTCCGCGTCGCCGCCCCGGCCGTCCAGCTGAAATACGCCGGCGAGCAGAACATCGACGGCACCATCGGCTTGGCGCTCGACCTCGTCTTTTGCCACGACCAGGGCGACGACGAGTTCGCCATCACCTTCAGCTGAGGAGCCGCCCCATGAGCTTTCTGTTCGTCGAAAACCATCCCTTCGAATGGCCTGTGAAGATCTGCGTCCCGACCGGGGGATCGTTCAAGGAGATCGTGATCACCGGGATCTTCGAGGCCATGGACGACGCCGATTTCTACGGAACCGGCGACGACCTCTCGAGCCGCGGCGCCATGATCGAGTTCGAGATCACCCGGCTGATGCAGGTCTTCAAGGGCTGGAAGACCGGCGACGTCCTGGACAAGGCGCAGCAACCGATCGAGCCCACGCCGGAAGCCATCCGCCGCTTCCTCGGCAACCGCCCTGCCCGGCTCGCGGTCACCGACGCCTACACGGAAGCCATGACGCCCTCGAAGGGATACCGCGCAAAAAACTGAGGGCCGCTGCGCGACTGATCTGGGGGCGCGCGGCGGTCGGCGAGGAGATGGCGAAGGATTATGCCGCGTTCCATGGGGTCAGCCTGGACGTGGCAAAGGAACGGCTGATGGACAAGATGGGTCAGAGCTCGGAGGAAATGCAGTTGCCGGTCACGTTTCGGCCGGCAATATCGCTTGCCATCCACAGTCATGACCAGCTGCGAACCATCGCCGGGCTCGGCGGGGCGGCCCATCTGTCGTTCGACCAGACCGCCGTCGAGGCCACGGCCCGGATGCACGGGATCACGCTCACGCCGCGCGACGCGCTGGACCTTTCCATCCTCCAGGCCGAGGGCCTCCGTCTCCTGAGAGACCGGCAATGAGCGTTCTCGAGACATCCCTGATCCTGCAAGGTGATGCGCGCGGCCTGATCATGGCCAGCCAGGCTGGCGCGACCGCACTGGACCGGCTAGACCAGAAGGTCGACCAGACGAGCCGAACCACGAAGTCGGCCCGCGCCTCGGCCGAGGTCTTCAATCGCGAGATCGACCGGCAACGCGCGGCCGTCGATCAGCTGCGCGCGGGCCTCGATCCGGTCTACTCCGCGACCCAGCGCCTGGAATCGGGCCAGGAGACACTGACCCGCGCGTTCCGGTCCGGCATCATCACCGCGCGCGAGTACGACAGTGCGCTCGAGCTGCTGCAGGCTCAGCATCGCCAGGTGGCGGGTGCGGCCGATCTGCAGGCGGCGGCAACAGCGCGGCTGCGCACCCAGACCGCCGGCGGCGCGGGTGGGATGCAGAACTTCAGCTACCAGCTGCAGGACGTGTTCACACAGATGGGCATGGGTGTGCCGATCCTGGTTTCGCTGGGACAGCAAGCGCCGCAGATCCTTTCTGGCTTCGGAACCATCGGGGCAATGGCAGGCGTTGCAGCCGCTGCGATCCTGCCCTTGTCGGCAGCCATCTTCGGATTGGGCTACCAGTCAAAAGATACAGCCGAAAAGGTGAAAACCGCGGGCGAGATGATCGAGGATGCACTCGGCGCAATTGGTGATGCACAGGCCACCCTACGGGCAAACTCTGTTTCCGACCTCGACGGTATCGTTGCCAAGTATGGCGAGGTCACACAAAGCGTCCTGACGCTCATGCAAGCCCAAAACCGTCTCGCGATGCAGGAAGCGATGTCGCGCACACGTGGCGGGCTGAATGCGGTGTTCGAAGATCCGACCTTTAGTGACAGCGCGTTCCGTAAAATGACCGATGTGGTTGCACAGCGAAATGCAGATGTCGCGGAGCTCCGGCGCATTGCGCGCGAGGCCGAGGAAAGCATTGCACTCAACATTGACGTGGAGAACGCAACTGCTGTTTTGGAAACTGTCCGCCAGCAGCTATCTGGCGAGGCATTTGAGATAGAGTTTGGGATTGACGAGACAACGTATCAGAACCTCGCAATCTTTCGGAATGCTATCAAAGCCGCTCTTGCAGCAGAAAATTTCGAGGGTGCGCTCACGGTAGTTACCCAGATGCGTTTGGCACTCGAGGGAACGTCCGATGTTTTCCCGGGCGTAGAGCAGGGTGTGGTCGCGGTCGAAGATGCATTGCGGCAGGCATTGCACACCTCCGAGATGACAGAAGACGAAATCCGGGACATCGAGGCGCTCTTGCAGGATGTCGGATCGATAGACGTCTCCTCCAACCTGGCAGCTGCCGCCGACCAGGCCAGCCGGATCGCTGACGAACTCGGCCGTGCCGTCTCCAATGCCATCGCCCTGGCAAACCAGGGGGTCGGCGATGTCGAACGCGCCCGGATCAACTATGACTTCCGAGACGATCCGATCGGGCGCGCCGGGGCTTTGGCGGGCGCGGAGTTCGATGCCCGCGCCTCTCTTCCAGCGGGCACCGACAGCACGATCCGCAATGCGGTGGAACGTGAGAAGCGGGAGTTCGTCGGCGCTCGCGTCGAGGCCGCACGTTACAATCAGCAGCTCCAGGAATGGCGCAAGCAGCAGTCCGCCGCGGCGCGCTCAGGCAGAGGCGGCGGCCGAGGTGGTCGACGTGGCCGAAGCGATGAGGAGCGGGTCATCGAAGGCATCCGCCGAGAGATGGACCGGCTCGCCCCTTCCTACGCTCGCGACGTCGCGGCGTTGGAGGAATGGCGGGAAGAAGCCCTGGGCGCGCTCGATCCGGCCCGGGCCGGTTACGAGGCTTTCGCCGAGGACGTCGAGTTCATCTTCGGCGAGCGCCTGGCCGAGGCCTACCGCAAGGATCTCGACAACCGCGACGACTGGGCCTCCGGTGTGGAGCGCGCGTTTCTCGACATGAACGAGGACATGGTCACCTTCGCCGATGCCGGCGAGAACATCGCGAAGAAATGGTCGAGCGGGCTCGAAGACGCCTTCGTCGAAATGGGCCGCACCGGCAAGTTCGAGGTGGGCAGCCTCGTGGATTATACCCTCGAGCAGCTGCAGCGGCTGATCTTCCAGCAGGCGATCCTGCCGGGGCTCGAAGGCGGCTTCGACTTCCTGTCGGATTTCATTGGCGGGATCTTCGGAAAGAGCGCAGGGGCGACCGCGACCCAGTCCCATGCCGGCAGCACGATCGGGACCGGCGGCGTGCGCCGGAGCTATGGCCGGAGCGCGCCGCTGCGAGCAGACGAACGCCTGACGGTCACCAAGCTGGGTCAGCGGGTGTTTACCCCCGAGCAGATCGCCAACGGCGCCACCGTGGTCGATGCCCTGGCGATGGCCGCTCAGAACAGCGGCGGCGGCCAGCCGGTGGTCTTCTCGCCCCAGATCAAGGTCGAGAACCGCAGCTCCACACCGGTCGAAGGCCAGATGGAAGAGGAAAGCGACGGCAAGGGTGGCCGGAGCTACCGGCTGGTACTGGCCGACCAGGTCGGTGCGGCGATCTCCACCAAGGGCGGTGGCGCCCGCAAGGCCCTTCAGAACGGCTACAACATCAGGCAACGGGGGACACGGCGATGACCTTGCCCCTGTGGCCTGCCGCCCTGCCCGACCCGCTGCGCGCAGCCTACCTGTCCCAACGGCAGGATATCCGCCTGCGCCGCGCGGCCAACGGGCCGCCCAGCTTCCGGCGCCGGTATTCCAGCAATGCCGAGCTGGTGACTTTGGGGATAGAGGTGACACGGACCGGCAAGGCCCTGTTCGACCAGTTCTACGACCTCGACACCCGCCAGGGCACCCTGCCCTTCAAGATGCCCGACCCGGCCACGGATGGACGCCCCCTGCTGACAGAGGGTGGTCTGCCCCTCCTGACGGAAACCGGGGCGCCGATCCTGGTCTCGGCCAGCTGGCTTTGCGTCTTTGGCGAGCCGGTTCCCTCGGAGCGGATCGTAGGTGGCCGGTTCGAGATCACCTTCAACGTCGCGGTGATGCCATGAGGCGGGTCTCGCTGAACGCGCGCCAGACACATGACGCGCCCTATTCGGATGATCTGGAGATCGCGCTGATCATGATCGAGCATCCGGATCTCGACGCGCCGGTGCGGCTCTCCACCGATCCGACCGAGCGGCTGTCGATCGACCCGCTGGCCTACGGCACACGCAGTGCCTGGATGGGCAGCGATCCGGCCAACGAGCCGTTCCTGTTCATCCTGGCCGCCTCCGACATTCCGGGCGATCTGGAAGATGCGCCAGCGTCGGCCAACATCATCGTCGAGAACGTGGACAGCGACATCGCAAAGCTGCTGCGCTCGTTCGTTGACCGCCCCACCGTGCACATGGCGGTGGTGATGGCCAGCACGCCGGACCTCGTCGAGGTCGAGTTTCGGGACATGGCGATGATCTCGGCCGACGGCAACGCGGGCCAGATCACCCTGGAGATCAGCCGCGCACCGATCGAGGACGAGAGCGTGCCGATGGACCGCTTCACCAAGGAACGTTTTCCGGGGCTGTTCCGATGAGCTGGTTCGAGGTCCCCCTGGATGAAACGCCGTACGTCCGCGCGAAGTTTCGATGCGTCTACACTAGTTCGCGGTTGGGGGCCGAGGCCCCTGTCCCCGAAGTGCGTCCAGTAGGCGCTGCGCGAGGTCCTCAGCTTGAGGCGGCTGAAGAAGATATGTGGTTGGAGGTCCTGCTACATGAAACGTGACCGCCACATCCTCCAGGCCCTCCGCCACTCCAACAGAACACTGGATGACGATTTTCGCGGATCGGACGACTGTCTCGCCGTCAATGCCTCCGAAGGGGTCGGTCTTTTTGCGCTGTACTTCCGCGGCGTTCCCAACCTTTTCGAGCTTGTCGATCAGAACCGCGATCAGGTCGGGAGGCATTCCAATCTCAATCGCACCGTTTTCCGACCCCAACTTGAGGACGGTCTGCGAGGCGTCCTTGTTCATGATCACGCCGACCTGTCCATTGAACACCGGGGGGTGATTGTCTGCCATCAACTCGTCTCCCTAACTCATCCGAATCGTTCTGATCCGGCGTCAGCATCATGGGTTTGTCCTTCGGAGGCCAGAGCATGAGCTGGTCGAACGCATATCTCGGCATTCCCTATGCCGACATGGGCCGCGACCGGTCGGGCTGCGATTGCTGGGGCCTCGCGCGCCTGGTCTACGCTGAAGAGCTGGCGATCCGCTTGCCGGCTTATTCCGAAGGCTACGTCAGCGCAGAAGAACAAGCCGAGGTCGCCTCCCTGATCGGATCGGAGACGCGTGGCTCGGTCTGGCGCAAAACGCTCACGCCGCAGCCCTTCGATCTCCTGCTTTTCCGCCACGGCCGCCACGACAGCCACGTGGGCATCTATATCGCTCCCGGCCTGATGCTGCACATGTCCACCGACGATCAGTCCAAGCATGAGCGGTTCGACCAGGGCCGCTGGGGCCATCGGTTTGTCGTGGCCTTCGCGCATGAAGCCTTGCGGGGGGACCGGCGATGAGCGGCTCCTCCAACAACGTGCTCTGCGCACCACTCCTGGACCCCGGCATGGGCCGCAAGGAGATCGAGGCCCCGCATGGGCTAACGGTCGCCGAGATCGTCGCTCTGGCCCTGCCGGGGTTCCGGGAGCCGCGCAAGGGCCTGCGGGTCCTGCTGGTCACGGACAAGGGCGCTGCCGTGGTCGATCCGGCCTATTGGTCCAGCCTGCGTCCTGCACCGCATGCCCGGGTGGTGATCCGGACCATCCCCGGCAAGGACGCGCTGCGCTCGGTGCTCCTGGCCGTCGTGTCGATCGCGGCCTTTGCATTAGCGCCGTACCTTGCGCCTACCTTGGGCATCACGGGCGAGATCGGGGTGTCGCTGCTTCGGTCGGGGCTCACAATCGTCGGCCAGCTGCTGGTCAACGCGCTGATCCCGCCGACCCAGCCGGAAAGCGAGGAACGGCGGAACGTCTACAACATCGACGGCTGGCGCAACGAGGCACGCCCCGGCGCGCCCGTACCCTACCTGTTCGGCAAGCACCGCTACGCGCCGCCCTTCGCCGCCTCCTCGTGGACCGAAGTCGTCGGCGATCAGCAATACGTCCGCGCCCTTTTCTGTCTCGGCTACGGTCCGCTGCGGATCTCCGACCTCCGGATCGGCGACACCCCGATCAGCGATTACGAAGACGTCGACGTCGAGATCCGCGAAGGTCGGGAGGATGATCTGCCGATCGGCCTCTATCCCGAGCAGGTGCTCGAGGAGAACGCCGGCGTCCAGCTGGTCCGGCCGAAGCCACGCGACCTGACCGGCGAGATCATTCCCGGCTCGGTCGGCGTGGAAACACCTGTCACCCGCTTCACGGCGTCCAATTCGACAGAGGCCTCCGTGATCCTCGCCTATCCCACCGGCCTTTTTGCAATCGACGACAAGGGCCGCGTCGCACCGCGCAGCGTGAGCGTGCGCATCCGGGCCCGGCTGAACGGCGAAGGTGTCTGGCAGGACGTCGTGACCCTCGCCATCACGGCGAAGAAGCAGGAGGGCTTTCTGCGTCAGCATCGGTGGGTGCTGCCCACCCGGGGTCGCTGGCAGATCGAGGTCACCCGTATGACCGACGACAGCACCAGCACGCAGGCCTCGGACAAGGTCGTGCTCTCGGGGATCCAGTCGATCCGTCCGGAATACCCGATCAACTTCGACAAGCCGCTTGCCCTGGTGGCGATCCGCGTCCGTGCGACATACCAGTTGAACGGGCCTTTAAACGCCTTCAATGCCCTCATCGAACGCGAGGCGCTGATCCACGAGGAAGGCGCATGGGTCACTGGCTACGGCCGCACGCCGGCGAGCGCCTACGTGGCTGCCCTGACAGGGCCGATGAACCCCTTTCCGGCCGCTTCCTCCGCCATCGACTGGGACCAGATCGCCGACTGGCACGACTGGTGCGTCGAGAAGGGCCTGAAATACGACCGCGTGCACGACGGCCAGGAGACGCTGGGCGAGATGCTGCTGGCGATCTGCGCGGCCGGCCGGGCGAGCCCGCGGCACGACGGGGTCAAATGGGGCGTCGTGATCGACAGGCCCCAAGCGCTGGTGGTCGATCATATCAATCCGCGCAACAGCGATCAGTTCGAATGGTCCCGGTCCTACTTCAATCCGCCAGACGGCGTGCGCGTTCGGTTCCTGGACGAGACCAACAACTACGAAGAAGCCGAAATGGTCATCCCGTGGCCCGGTCATGTCGGTGAAATCCGCCTCACCGAGACCATGGAGATGCCCGGCAAGACCGACCCGGTCGAGATCTACATCGAGGCGCGCCGGCGCATGTACGAGCTGATCTATCGCCCTGACAGCTTCTCGGCCATGCAGTCGGGCCGCGCCCGGGTGGTGACGCGCGGTGACCTGGTGATGGGCAGCTTCGACGTGCTCGACCGCACCCAGCTCGCGGCGCGAGTGAAGACGGTCACCGGTGCCCTGGTCGAGCTCGACGAGGAGATCGCGGCCGGTGACGCCTACGGGATCCGCTTCCGGGTCTTCGCGGATGCGGAAGACGGGGTCGGCACCTCGGTGATCAGCAAGATCGCCCCGACCGACGCGCCGACACGCGCGATCCGCCTGCTGGATCGCTCCGCCGTGCCGACCGTGGGCGAGATCGTGCACCTCGGCCCCGTCTCCACGCAAAGTCTGCCCCTGCGGGTGCGCGGCATCGAAGGGGCCGAGGACTTCAATGCGCGGGTGATGATGGTGGCGGCCGCGCCGGAGATCGACACGCTGACGGATGCGGAGGTCGTGCCCGAATGGGATGGCCGGATCGGCGAGATCATTGACCAGACGGCCGTCGTCCCGGCCGTGCCGGTATTCGTTTCTGTTGCGTCTGGTGTCGTCGGTACCGGAGACGCGGGCGGCTTCGAGGTTGGGCTGCAGGCAGGCTCCGGGTCGACCGCGCTCGTCGACACCTTCGAACTCGATCACCGGCTCACCAGCTCGGGCGTCTGGACGACCGAGACCATTCCCGCCGCAGCCGGGGGCGTGCGCCTCGACGTCTACGAGGCCGGCGACGAGATCGAGTTCCGCGCCCGCGCCCTGGCAAGCACGACGCCCGGCGCCTACACGGCCGTTGCCACGTTGACGATCGGCGAGGATGACCCGGCCATCCCGGCCGCACTTGACGGTGACGTGATCTCCGTGGCTGGCGCGCTCGGGCACGCGGCCCTGATCGTGGCGATCCCCGAAGCCGACGCGCCGACACAGCTGCAGATCTACCGGGTGCCGGCAGGCAATCCGCTCGACCGCGCGACCCATGCCATCGGCAGCCGCCTGGCGGTCTCCGCCGGCTCTACGCTCAGCTATGTCGACGGCGACGGCACGCGGGTGAACCTTCTCGGCTCGGCCGACTTCAACAGCGCGGACGCCTGGAGCCTGGACAGCGGCTGGACCATCGCGGGCGGCAAGGCGACCTTCTCGCCCGGTTCCGCGGGGAACCTGTCGCAGTCCGTCCCGCTCTCGGCAGGCACGACCTACCGCGTGGCCTTCGAGGTCTCCGGCTATGTCGCGGGCACCGTGAAGCCCCGCCTGATCGGCGGCACCAATGTCAGCGGCGAAACGGTGACGGCCAACGGCCTCTTCCTCGACCGCCTGACCGCACTGAGCGGCAACACCGAGTTCAAGTTCCTTGCCCAGACCACCTTCGAGGGCAGCATCGAGTTCGTCCGGCTCTTCGCCGAGACGCCGAGCTGCGTCGTGGCCGGTGCCTGGGATTACTACGTCGAGCCGCTGAACGACGAGAACATTGCCGGGCCAGTGTCCGGCCCCTTCACCACGACGATCTACTAGGAGCCCCACATGGCAGAAAACGGATTGAAGACCGTCACCCTCACCCCCGCATCCCTTGCGGACGAGCTGATCGGCAACAAGGACGGATCATCCGTCCGGGTCCCGGTGAACAGCCTGGCCCAGCAGCTGCTGGGCGTCGGTCCGGTGGCTGACGCCATCAACTTGCTCGAGGACCGGGTGCTGGCCGGCCTCAGTCCTGCAGCCTCATGGACTGACCTCCAGACGATTGCTCCGGCCGCGGAGAATGTCGGCTCTTCGGTCCCCGACACCGATACCGGCACCCACCTTCAGGCCACGGCCACCGGGTACGATGGCCCTAGCGTGCCCAATGCCGGGACCTATCGCTGGGAAAGCGCCTGGTCGCGCTGGAAACGGGTCGGCGATACCGGCCTTGCAGGCAAAGCGAACGTCATCCATGAGCATGCTGTCGCCGATGTGACGGGGCTCCAGGCGGAGCTGGACGGCAAGGCGGCCCAGGAGGAGGTCGATGCCAAGGCCTCGCAGACGGAGGTCGACGGGATCCAGACCGTGTTGGCCACCAAGGCGCCGCAAACTGCGGTCGATGACCTGACCACCAAGGTCAACGCACTCGACGCTGCCATCGTGTTACAGGACGTCTGGGACGCTTCGGCCGGCAGTTTCCCCGGGGCGGGCGCCGCTCAGCGCGGCAACGTCTGGATCGTCTCGGTCGCCGGTACCGTGGACGGGGTCGAGTTCGGCATCGGCGACCGCATCGTCGCCATCACGGATGACGCCAGCACCGGCACCTTCGCGGCGAACTGGTTCAAGGAGGATTACACCGACCAGGTGCTGTCCTGGAACGGGCGGACCGGCGCCATCGTTCCCGTGAAGTCCGATGTCGGGCTGGGTAACGTTGACAACACGCCAGACGCCGACAAGCCGGTCAGCGGCCCGCAGCAGACCGCCCTCGACGCGGTCAAGGACGGTGCCGTGCCGGTGCAGCGCCAGACACTCTATTTCGGGACCGACAGCGATCTTGAAGACGGCGACGAGGTCGAGGCCACGCCAGATGGCAAGGCGATCCGGCTTTCCGCAGTGTCGCAGATCGCCCGCACCGATCGCGATCTCGAGAGCGTAAAGCTGGCCACGGGCCGCTGGACCCTGACCTTCGATCCCGATCTGGCGGGGTATGACGAAGTCCGCACCGATGCGCAGGGCCGGATCATTTCGGGCAGCACCGCCTTGCTCGACCCCGACACGCGCTGGGTGCTGACCTTCGATCCGGACCTTTCCGGCTTCGACGCGGTCAAGGTCGATCGCGCGGGCCGGGTGCTGTCGGGCGAGACACTGGGCCTCGATCCGCAGCCGACCGACCAGCCGGTGCCTGACCTGTCGGACCGGATGCGCGCCTATGCCTCGATCGGCGTGGCGGACGAGGCCGCGGCCTGGCGGGCCGACATCGACGCGAACGGGGTGCCGGCGGAAGACCCGGACAACAGCCCGGAACTGACCCTGATCACCGATGCCGCGACCATCGCCAGCTATCTGCCGATGGTGAACCGCATGGACCCGATCATCACCCAGTGTCACCGCAGCGGTCGCGTCTGGCGGGCCTACTACGGCAACAACGGCCCGCTGGGCACGGACCCGGAGCACACCGGCTACGACATGTTCATGCTGTTGGAATACACCGAGGACTTCGCGGACGGCGGCATCGCGCCGCCCGAGACCGATGGCAGCACCGACGATGTGACCTGGCAGCCCGTGGCCATCATCCACTACGCAGCCGACGACGACGCGCTGGTGCAGGACGGGCAGTTCTTCTACACGCACCAAGGCTACCTAGTGTTTGCCATGGCCCTTAAGATAAGCGGCAAGCTGCAGGTCAGTCGCGCCTGGGTGATCCAGAACCCGGACACCGGTGAGGCTGCCGACCTCGACGGCGAGGTCGACAGCACCTTTGTATTCGGGCCGCAGACCTTCTTTGGCTATGGCTTCGTGTTCCAGGGCCATGTGATGGGCACAGAGCATCG is a genomic window of Sulfitobacter alexandrii containing:
- a CDS encoding exo-alpha-sialidase, with the protein product MAENGLKTVTLTPASLADELIGNKDGSSVRVPVNSLAQQLLGVGPVADAINLLEDRVLAGLSPAASWTDLQTIAPAAENVGSSVPDTDTGTHLQATATGYDGPSVPNAGTYRWESAWSRWKRVGDTGLAGKANVIHEHAVADVTGLQAELDGKAAQEEVDAKASQTEVDGIQTVLATKAPQTAVDDLTTKVNALDAAIVLQDVWDASAGSFPGAGAAQRGNVWIVSVAGTVDGVEFGIGDRIVAITDDASTGTFAANWFKEDYTDQVLSWNGRTGAIVPVKSDVGLGNVDNTPDADKPVSGPQQTALDAVKDGAVPVQRQTLYFGTDSDLEDGDEVEATPDGKAIRLSAVSQIARTDRDLESVKLATGRWTLTFDPDLAGYDEVRTDAQGRIISGSTALLDPDTRWVLTFDPDLSGFDAVKVDRAGRVLSGETLGLDPQPTDQPVPDLSDRMRAYASIGVADEAAAWRADIDANGVPAEDPDNSPELTLITDAATIASYLPMVNRMDPIITQCHRSGRVWRAYYGNNGPLGTDPEHTGYDMFMLLEYTEDFADGGIAPPETDGSTDDVTWQPVAIIHYAADDDALVQDGQFFYTHQGYLVFAMALKISGKLQVSRAWVIQNPDTGEAADLDGEVDSTFVFGPQTFFGYGFVFQGHVMGTEHRYFMSGFPATTFPRDKDKIPRYCRLRIHETRTQGTVTGLRAYSEVISEVPAMLDSAEEDFPEPTAVPVGGDELMMVFRADAKAMERRSYDGGLSWTEEEDAYVERELESTRSKTVLCRSPSGRLVWAFNNNGARLRMSVMVSYKGSAGQDSHWLPPVLLEERDRPLSTYPSVVFLRDTLGRYRGKFLVAYDRGRSRTYIGQTGGEVAVGTPGSTTWNELITCLVDEEDAAAAVADTVLRYTTNPGQAVPA
- the gpJ gene encoding TipJ family phage tail tip protein → MSGSSNNVLCAPLLDPGMGRKEIEAPHGLTVAEIVALALPGFREPRKGLRVLLVTDKGAAVVDPAYWSSLRPAPHARVVIRTIPGKDALRSVLLAVVSIAAFALAPYLAPTLGITGEIGVSLLRSGLTIVGQLLVNALIPPTQPESEERRNVYNIDGWRNEARPGAPVPYLFGKHRYAPPFAASSWTEVVGDQQYVRALFCLGYGPLRISDLRIGDTPISDYEDVDVEIREGREDDLPIGLYPEQVLEENAGVQLVRPKPRDLTGEIIPGSVGVETPVTRFTASNSTEASVILAYPTGLFAIDDKGRVAPRSVSVRIRARLNGEGVWQDVVTLAITAKKQEGFLRQHRWVLPTRGRWQIEVTRMTDDSTSTQASDKVVLSGIQSIRPEYPINFDKPLALVAIRVRATYQLNGPLNAFNALIEREALIHEEGAWVTGYGRTPASAYVAALTGPMNPFPAASSAIDWDQIADWHDWCVEKGLKYDRVHDGQETLGEMLLAICAAGRASPRHDGVKWGVVIDRPQALVVDHINPRNSDQFEWSRSYFNPPDGVRVRFLDETNNYEEAEMVIPWPGHVGEIRLTETMEMPGKTDPVEIYIEARRRMYELIYRPDSFSAMQSGRARVVTRGDLVMGSFDVLDRTQLAARVKTVTGALVELDEEIAAGDAYGIRFRVFADAEDGVGTSVISKIAPTDAPTRAIRLLDRSAVPTVGEIVHLGPVSTQSLPLRVRGIEGAEDFNARVMMVAAAPEIDTLTDAEVVPEWDGRIGEIIDQTAVVPAVPVFVSVASGVVGTGDAGGFEVGLQAGSGSTALVDTFELDHRLTSSGVWTTETIPAAAGGVRLDVYEAGDEIEFRARALASTTPGAYTAVATLTIGEDDPAIPAALDGDVISVAGALGHAALIVAIPEADAPTQLQIYRVPAGNPLDRATHAIGSRLAVSAGSTLSYVDGDGTRVNLLGSADFNSADAWSLDSGWTIAGGKATFSPGSAGNLSQSVPLSAGTTYRVAFEVSGYVAGTVKPRLIGGTNVSGETVTANGLFLDRLTALSGNTEFKFLAQTTFEGSIEFVRLFAETPSCVVAGAWDYYVEPLNDENIAGPVSGPFTTTIY